A single genomic interval of Centropristis striata isolate RG_2023a ecotype Rhode Island chromosome 8, C.striata_1.0, whole genome shotgun sequence harbors:
- the vsig10l gene encoding V-set and immunoglobulin domain-containing protein 10-like isoform X1, with the protein MTSPDEFGRFISVFLAVSLSSTFQGASSELLVSPAGPTLVNVFSGSNVTLAVTFSGASDPVVTWSMGDLPVVTWTIGSDIPPVVAQNTREVLRIESGGSLTFVNVPLNYSSRYTVEMTKSGLGKSSTTFTLNVFENIQNVVLTLQPDLAKEGPDPFTLQYSMDQGTVEQKTWFFNDVEINSNSHYSVQTERLVVLQPNRSDTGRYTVTLRNPISSVATHIDVNVLYGPDEPVLEASPARPFYVSGASLNVSCQADGFPRPAAEWLFDGQTVSDSSVLNLTRVQTSQGGVYTCRLTNQLTNEQRQKSITLNIYERPSGSPTCSVQSVNDVDLQYSCGWSGGTPPAQLTFPALSNSSSGAGNFSLTFNSSNNLDGKTVICMADHPIEQNRCNVTASNPVRFLPTVRTTVDTEGKIVVTMQCVSEAVPQAVVSWFEGSEALSSGTTPQFEIRDSNVTNFLLKNYSCTCRNPLGSQRREIQLRGPSISDSSLFKNPNGTIITLTWEVPSTSIVTGFDIQLKGPDLLSEDTKNIGRSSVFRTIQVRPGSARSADVLYLDPKLKYLFRIIPKALQEKGNPSEVHRTGPGGGLSGPAIAGIAAGIPCSLLFLLLLAGSVYLCFSWNKNRSRQTRYPGPRATEKATTTPNNLLTGGLRSLPDYTLHETPSEKSMPVPTFHPPPPVRVATRV; encoded by the exons ATGACGTCTCCGGATGAATTTGGAAGattcatttcagtttttctggCCGTTTCACTGAGTTCTACATTCCAAG GTGCGTCCAGTGAGCTGCTGGTTTCTCCTGCTGGTCCCACTCTGGTGAACGTTTTCTCTGGCAGTAACGTGACTCTGGCCGTGACCTTCAGTGGAGCCTCTGACCCGGTAGTCACCTGGTCCATGGGAGATTTACCTGTCGTCACCTGGACTATTGGCTCTGATATTCCCCCAGTCGTAGCACAAAACACCAGGGAGGTTCTGAGGATCGAGTCGGGTGGATCTCTTACTTTTGTTAATGTGCCACTTAACTATTCCAGTAGATACACCGTAGAAATGACCAAATCTGGACTGGGAAAATCCTCAACTACCTTCACTCTGAACGTATTTG AAAACATCCAGAACGTCGTTCTGACCCTACAGCCGGATCTCGCCAAAGAGGGACCTGACCCGTTCACCCTGCAGTACAGCATGGATCAAGGAACGGTCGAGCAGAAGACGTGGTTCTTCAACGACGTTGAGATAAACTCCAACTCTCACTACTCTGTGCAGACGGAGCGCCTCGTGGTCCTCCAGCCGAACCGCAGCGACACGGGACGCTACACGGTGACCCTGAGGAACCCCATCAGCAGCGTCGCCACTCACATCGACGTCAACGTGCTGT ACGGACCAGACGAACCCGTCCTGGAGGCCAGTCCAGCTCGGCCTTTCTACGTATCCGGAGCGTCCCTGAACGTCTCCTGCCAGGCGGACGGATTCCCTCGGCCGGCTGCCGAGTGGCTCTTTGATGGTCAGACTGTTTCTGATTCCAGCGTCTTAAATCTGACACGTGTGCAGACGAGTCAAGGAGGCGTTTATACCTGCAGGCTGACAAACCAGCTGACCAACGAGCAGCGCCAGAAGAGCATCACTTTAAACATTTACG AGAGGCCATCAGGCAGCCCGACGTGCTCCGTGCAGTCTGTGAATGACGTTGACCTGCAGTACAGCTGTGGCTGGTCGGGGGGAACCCCACCGGCCCAGCTCACCTTCCCAGCATTAAGTAACAGCAGCAGTGGAGCCGGGAACTTCAGCCTGACCTTCAACTCCTCAAACAACCTGGACGGGAAAACTGTCATATGCATGGCAGACCACCCCATCGAACAGAACAGGTGCAACGTTACTGCAAGTAA tccagtGAGGTTCCTGCCGACTGTGAGAACTACAGTCGACACTGAGGGTAAAATCGTGGTCACCATGCAGTGTGTGAGCGAGGCCGTCCCTCAGGCCGTGGTGTCCTGGTTCGAAGGCAGCGAGGCTCTCAGCAGCGGGACGACGCCACAGTTTGAGATTCGGGATTCAAACGTCACCAACTTTCTCCTCAAGAACTACAGTTGTACATGTCGAAACCCCCTGGGCAGCCAGAGGAGGGAGATTCAGCTAAGAG gTCCGTCTATCTCAGATTCCAGTTTGTTCAAGAATCCCAACGGCACCATCATCACGTTGACCTGGGAGGTGCCGTCCACCTCTATAGTTACAG GGTTTGACATCCAGCTGAAAGGACCAGACCTCCTGAGTGAAGACACCAAAAATATCGGCAGGTCAAGCGTTTTTCGTACCATCCAGGTCAGACCGGGCTCGGCCAGGAGTGCAGACGTCTTATATCTCGATCCGAAGTTGAAATACTTGTTTCGGATCATCCCCAAAGCTCTTCAGGAGAAAGGAAATCCATCTGAGGTCCACAGAACTGGTCCAG GTGGAGGACTGAGTGGACCGGCCATCGCTGGCATCGCAGCAGGAATCCCCTGCAGCCTGCTGTTTCTGCTCCTGCTGGCTGGATCCGTCTACCTCTGCTTCTCCTGGAACAAGAACAGAA GTCGGCAGACCAGATATCCAGGCCCCAGAGCCACTGAGAAG GCAACAACGACTCCAAATAACCTGCTGACAGGAGGGCTGAGGTCTCTCCCTGATTACACTTTACATGag
- the vsig10l gene encoding V-set and immunoglobulin domain-containing protein 10-like isoform X2, protein MTSPDEFGRFISVFLAVSLSSTFQGASSELLVSPAGPTLVNVFSGSNVTLAVTFSGASDPVVTWSMGDLPVVTWTIGSDIPPVVAQNTREVLRIESGGSLTFVNVPLNYSSRYTVEMTKSGLGKSSTTFTLNVFENIQNVVLTLQPDLAKEGPDPFTLQYSMDQGTVEQKTWFFNDVEINSNSHYSVQTERLVVLQPNRSDTGRYTVTLRNPISSVATHIDVNVLYGPDEPVLEASPARPFYVSGASLNVSCQADGFPRPAAEWLFDGQTVSDSSVLNLTRVQTSQGGVYTCRLTNQLTNEQRQKSITLNIYERPSGSPTCSVQSVNDVDLQYSCGWSGGTPPAQLTFPALSNSSSGAGNFSLTFNSSNNLDGKTVICMADHPIEQNRCNVTARSPVRFLPTVRTTVDTEGKIVVTMQCVSEAVPQAVVSWFEGSEALSSGTTPQFEIRDSNVTNFLLKNYSCTCRNPLGSQRREIQLRGPSISDSSLFKNPNGTIITLTWEVPSTSIVTGFDIQLKGPDLLSEDTKNIGRSSVFRTIQVRPGSARSADVLYLDPKLKYLFRIIPKALQEKGNPSEVHRTGPGGGLSGPAIAGIAAGIPCSLLFLLLLAGSVYLCFSWNKNRSRQTRYPGPRATEKATTTPNNLLTGGLRSLPDYTLHETPSEKSMPVPTFHPPPPVRVATRV, encoded by the exons ATGACGTCTCCGGATGAATTTGGAAGattcatttcagtttttctggCCGTTTCACTGAGTTCTACATTCCAAG GTGCGTCCAGTGAGCTGCTGGTTTCTCCTGCTGGTCCCACTCTGGTGAACGTTTTCTCTGGCAGTAACGTGACTCTGGCCGTGACCTTCAGTGGAGCCTCTGACCCGGTAGTCACCTGGTCCATGGGAGATTTACCTGTCGTCACCTGGACTATTGGCTCTGATATTCCCCCAGTCGTAGCACAAAACACCAGGGAGGTTCTGAGGATCGAGTCGGGTGGATCTCTTACTTTTGTTAATGTGCCACTTAACTATTCCAGTAGATACACCGTAGAAATGACCAAATCTGGACTGGGAAAATCCTCAACTACCTTCACTCTGAACGTATTTG AAAACATCCAGAACGTCGTTCTGACCCTACAGCCGGATCTCGCCAAAGAGGGACCTGACCCGTTCACCCTGCAGTACAGCATGGATCAAGGAACGGTCGAGCAGAAGACGTGGTTCTTCAACGACGTTGAGATAAACTCCAACTCTCACTACTCTGTGCAGACGGAGCGCCTCGTGGTCCTCCAGCCGAACCGCAGCGACACGGGACGCTACACGGTGACCCTGAGGAACCCCATCAGCAGCGTCGCCACTCACATCGACGTCAACGTGCTGT ACGGACCAGACGAACCCGTCCTGGAGGCCAGTCCAGCTCGGCCTTTCTACGTATCCGGAGCGTCCCTGAACGTCTCCTGCCAGGCGGACGGATTCCCTCGGCCGGCTGCCGAGTGGCTCTTTGATGGTCAGACTGTTTCTGATTCCAGCGTCTTAAATCTGACACGTGTGCAGACGAGTCAAGGAGGCGTTTATACCTGCAGGCTGACAAACCAGCTGACCAACGAGCAGCGCCAGAAGAGCATCACTTTAAACATTTACG AGAGGCCATCAGGCAGCCCGACGTGCTCCGTGCAGTCTGTGAATGACGTTGACCTGCAGTACAGCTGTGGCTGGTCGGGGGGAACCCCACCGGCCCAGCTCACCTTCCCAGCATTAAGTAACAGCAGCAGTGGAGCCGGGAACTTCAGCCTGACCTTCAACTCCTCAAACAACCTGGACGGGAAAACTGTCATATGCATGGCAGACCACCCCATCGAACAGAACAGGTGCAACGTTACTGCAA gaagtccagtGAGGTTCCTGCCGACTGTGAGAACTACAGTCGACACTGAGGGTAAAATCGTGGTCACCATGCAGTGTGTGAGCGAGGCCGTCCCTCAGGCCGTGGTGTCCTGGTTCGAAGGCAGCGAGGCTCTCAGCAGCGGGACGACGCCACAGTTTGAGATTCGGGATTCAAACGTCACCAACTTTCTCCTCAAGAACTACAGTTGTACATGTCGAAACCCCCTGGGCAGCCAGAGGAGGGAGATTCAGCTAAGAG gTCCGTCTATCTCAGATTCCAGTTTGTTCAAGAATCCCAACGGCACCATCATCACGTTGACCTGGGAGGTGCCGTCCACCTCTATAGTTACAG GGTTTGACATCCAGCTGAAAGGACCAGACCTCCTGAGTGAAGACACCAAAAATATCGGCAGGTCAAGCGTTTTTCGTACCATCCAGGTCAGACCGGGCTCGGCCAGGAGTGCAGACGTCTTATATCTCGATCCGAAGTTGAAATACTTGTTTCGGATCATCCCCAAAGCTCTTCAGGAGAAAGGAAATCCATCTGAGGTCCACAGAACTGGTCCAG GTGGAGGACTGAGTGGACCGGCCATCGCTGGCATCGCAGCAGGAATCCCCTGCAGCCTGCTGTTTCTGCTCCTGCTGGCTGGATCCGTCTACCTCTGCTTCTCCTGGAACAAGAACAGAA GTCGGCAGACCAGATATCCAGGCCCCAGAGCCACTGAGAAG GCAACAACGACTCCAAATAACCTGCTGACAGGAGGGCTGAGGTCTCTCCCTGATTACACTTTACATGag